Proteins encoded within one genomic window of Bradyrhizobium sp. CB1717:
- a CDS encoding sulfite exporter TauE/SafE family protein — MDGIATELPLFLLATFAGAFVAGLSGFAFGLVAASLWLYVLTPLQSATLIVGFGLLVQGYSVWKLRAALDWRRLWPFIVGAVIGVPAGVSLLTSADPKSVRIAVGAILIAYSLYAFFRPQLKLATDVPPVADITVGFVNGLLGGLTGLAGIVVTIWCNLRGLPKDAQRATFQPVAVAVFAMAALWLGAKGSLTLDTARLFALGLPFLFAGTWLGLKLFGRIDEAAFRKIVLALLFVSGVALLF, encoded by the coding sequence ATGGACGGGATCGCAACCGAGCTTCCGCTTTTCCTGTTGGCCACCTTCGCCGGCGCGTTCGTCGCCGGCCTCTCCGGCTTCGCCTTCGGCCTCGTCGCGGCATCGCTGTGGCTCTACGTGCTGACGCCGCTCCAGAGCGCCACCCTGATCGTCGGCTTCGGCCTTCTCGTGCAGGGCTACTCGGTCTGGAAACTGCGCGCTGCGCTCGATTGGCGCCGGCTGTGGCCGTTCATCGTCGGTGCAGTCATCGGCGTGCCGGCCGGGGTCTCGCTTCTGACCTCGGCCGATCCGAAGAGTGTCCGTATCGCGGTCGGAGCTATCCTGATCGCCTACAGCCTGTATGCATTCTTCCGGCCGCAGCTCAAGCTCGCCACCGACGTACCGCCAGTCGCCGACATCACGGTCGGCTTCGTCAACGGCCTGCTTGGCGGGCTGACGGGCCTTGCCGGCATCGTCGTCACCATCTGGTGCAATCTGCGCGGCCTGCCGAAGGACGCGCAGCGTGCCACGTTTCAGCCTGTCGCGGTCGCGGTGTTCGCCATGGCGGCGCTCTGGCTCGGCGCCAAGGGATCGCTCACGCTCGATACGGCGAGGCTGTTCGCGCTCGGCCTGCCGTTCCTGTTCGCCGGCACCTGGCTAGGGCTGAAGCTGTTCGGCCGAATCGACGAGGCCGCGTTCCGGAAGATCGTGCTCGCGCTGCTGTTCGTCTCGGGCGTTGCGCTGTTGTTCTGA